One window of Aliarcobacter lanthieri genomic DNA carries:
- the guaA gene encoding glutamine-hydrolyzing GMP synthase, with protein MKHVPIVVLDFGSQYTQIIARKLRESGVYSEIVPYSEPIGEIMARTPKGIILSGGPASVYAVDSYHPDTTIFDLGLPILGICYGMQLIAQHFGGSVVPASSHEYGKAKLDFVGENPIFKDTPNGQTVWMSHGDRVESIPQGFEKIATSENSPYAAIADTNRNIYAFQFHPEVYHSEEGSKLLKNFAKYICGCESTWNMGSFAKEQIKQIQDKVGNKKVLCAVSGGVDSSVVATLLFEAIGNQVIPVFVDNGLLRANEREQVETIFKSRGIDLITVDASEQFLTKLTGVTDPERKRKIIGETFIEVFDKEAKKHSGVEFLAQGTLYTDVIESVSVKGPSKTIKSHHNVGGLPDWMKFELVEPLREIFKDEVRELGLELGLPRNMINRHPFPGPGLAIRVMGDVNKPDLDLLRRADVILLDVLHSTGYYEKTWQAFTVLLNVKSVGVMGDNRTYDNTVCVRIVDATDGMTATFAHIPHDILETISRRIINEVDGINRVVYDISSKPPATIEWE; from the coding sequence ATGAAACATGTACCAATAGTAGTGTTAGATTTCGGTAGTCAATACACACAAATTATTGCTAGGAAGCTAAGAGAAAGTGGAGTTTACTCTGAAATTGTTCCTTATAGTGAGCCAATTGGTGAAATTATGGCAAGAACTCCAAAAGGAATTATCCTTTCAGGTGGTCCAGCTTCAGTTTATGCTGTTGATTCTTATCATCCTGATACTACAATTTTTGATTTAGGTTTACCTATTTTAGGAATTTGTTATGGTATGCAACTAATTGCTCAACATTTTGGAGGAAGTGTAGTTCCAGCATCAAGCCACGAATATGGAAAAGCTAAATTAGATTTTGTTGGAGAAAATCCAATATTTAAAGATACTCCAAATGGGCAAACAGTTTGGATGAGTCATGGAGATAGAGTTGAATCAATTCCACAAGGTTTTGAAAAAATAGCAACAAGTGAAAACTCTCCTTATGCAGCAATAGCAGATACAAATAGAAATATTTATGCTTTCCAGTTTCATCCAGAAGTTTATCACTCTGAAGAAGGAAGCAAACTTCTAAAAAACTTTGCAAAATATATTTGTGGTTGCGAAAGTACTTGGAATATGGGAAGTTTTGCAAAAGAGCAAATAAAACAAATCCAAGATAAAGTTGGAAATAAAAAAGTTTTATGTGCTGTTTCAGGTGGAGTTGATAGTTCTGTTGTAGCAACACTTTTATTTGAAGCTATTGGAAATCAAGTAATTCCAGTATTTGTTGATAATGGTCTTTTAAGAGCAAATGAAAGAGAACAAGTTGAAACTATCTTCAAATCAAGAGGAATAGATTTAATAACAGTTGATGCAAGTGAGCAATTTTTAACAAAACTTACAGGTGTTACTGATCCTGAAAGAAAAAGAAAAATTATTGGAGAAACATTTATTGAAGTATTTGATAAAGAAGCTAAAAAGCACTCTGGAGTTGAGTTCTTAGCACAAGGAACTTTATATACAGACGTTATAGAATCTGTTTCAGTTAAAGGTCCAAGTAAGACTATAAAATCTCACCACAATGTTGGTGGGCTTCCAGATTGGATGAAATTTGAACTTGTTGAACCTTTAAGAGAGATTTTTAAAGATGAAGTTAGAGAACTTGGTCTTGAGCTTGGACTTCCAAGAAATATGATAAACAGACATCCATTCCCTGGTCCTGGACTTGCTATAAGAGTTATGGGAGATGTAAATAAACCTGATTTAGATTTACTAAGACGTGCTGATGTTATATTACTAGATGTTTTACATTCAACTGGTTACTATGAAAAAACTTGGCAAGCATTTACAGTTTTACTAAATGTAAAATCTGTTGGTGTTATGGGAGACAATAGAACTTATGATAATACAGTTTGTGTAAGAATAGTAGATGCAACAGATGGTATGACAGCAACTTTTGCACATATTCCGCATGATATACTTGAAACTATTTCAAGAAGAATAATAAATGAAGTTGATGGAATCAATAGAGTAGTTTATGATATT
- the nadB gene encoding L-aspartate oxidase, whose product MIYDYIIIGAGIAGLNAARLIPKDKRVLILCKMSTWNSNTFWAQGGIASAVDESDIPMHIKDTLEAGANYNDKNAVELLSSASIPAIKELINAGMKFDLNTDGSLAYTKEAAHSRNRILHACGDATGREIHLFLLEHCPHEIITSAVACDLLIKDDICYGVQYFIKNEQKVLFAHNTIIASGGFGSIYKYHTNSTANAGEMQGLAVLKNLPLKDMEMTQFHPTVLKGTTFARKPLLSEALRGEGAFIVDENNKRFLFNYHKDGELAPRDIVSRSIFDYHKKTGLKVYLSFEKFEKRAFKQRFPNIYENIKDLGYDLPFEKVPISPAFHYAMGGIQTEQNGLIKGFKNLYAIGEVACTGVHGANRLASNSLLEGLVFSKLAVENSLKENFKIDIKNFDKEILNYTRTTEIDKEIKDGLRKIMWNCAGIVREKSELKQGLEQIEEFLKKDIGRLVYLRLLCAKEVLKSAIKREKSLGAHFIKED is encoded by the coding sequence ATGATTTATGATTATATAATTATTGGAGCAGGAATTGCTGGTTTAAATGCTGCACGATTAATCCCAAAAGATAAAAGAGTTTTAATTCTTTGTAAAATGTCAACTTGGAATTCAAATACATTTTGGGCTCAAGGTGGAATAGCTAGTGCTGTTGATGAAAGTGATATTCCTATGCACATAAAAGATACACTTGAAGCTGGTGCAAATTACAATGATAAAAATGCAGTTGAACTTCTAAGTAGTGCATCAATACCAGCAATAAAAGAGCTTATAAATGCTGGAATGAAATTTGATTTAAATACAGATGGTTCTTTAGCATATACAAAAGAAGCTGCTCATAGTAGAAATAGAATTTTACATGCTTGTGGAGATGCAACAGGAAGAGAGATACATCTTTTCTTACTTGAACACTGTCCTCATGAAATTATAACTTCTGCTGTAGCTTGTGATTTATTAATAAAAGATGATATTTGTTATGGAGTTCAATACTTTATAAAAAATGAACAAAAAGTATTATTTGCACATAATACTATAATAGCAAGTGGTGGGTTTGGTTCAATTTATAAATACCATACAAATTCAACTGCAAATGCAGGAGAAATGCAAGGATTAGCTGTCTTAAAAAATCTTCCATTAAAAGATATGGAGATGACACAGTTTCATCCAACAGTTTTAAAAGGTACAACATTTGCACGAAAACCTCTTTTAAGTGAAGCTTTAAGAGGAGAAGGTGCTTTTATAGTTGATGAAAATAATAAAAGATTTCTATTTAATTATCATAAAGATGGAGAACTAGCACCACGAGATATAGTAAGTCGTTCAATATTTGATTATCATAAAAAAACAGGTTTAAAAGTATATTTATCATTTGAAAAATTTGAAAAAAGAGCATTTAAACAAAGATTCCCCAATATATATGAAAATATAAAAGATTTAGGATATGACTTACCTTTTGAAAAAGTTCCAATAAGTCCAGCTTTCCATTATGCTATGGGAGGAATACAAACAGAACAAAATGGCTTAATAAAAGGCTTTAAAAATCTTTATGCAATAGGTGAAGTTGCTTGTACTGGAGTTCATGGAGCAAATAGATTAGCTTCAAATTCTCTATTAGAAGGATTGGTTTTTTCAAAACTAGCAGTTGAAAATTCTTTAAAAGAAAACTTTAAAATAGATATAAAAAATTTTGATAAAGAAATTCTAAATTATACAAGAACTACTGAAATTGATAAAGAAATCAAAGATGGTTTAAGAAAAATCATGTGGAATTGTGCTGGAATTGTAAGAGAAAAATCTGAGTTAAAACAAGGCTTAGAGCAAATTGAAGAATTCTTGAAAAAAGATATTGGTAGACTTGTATATTTAAGACTTTTATGTGCAAAAGAGGTTTTAAAATCTGCAATAAAAAGAGAAAAATCATTAGGTGCACATTTTATAAAAGAAGATTAA